Proteins from a genomic interval of Plutella xylostella chromosome 24, ilPluXylo3.1, whole genome shotgun sequence:
- the LOC125490517 gene encoding uncharacterized protein LOC125490517 produces MKLLRTSFALVLIGCLLLEVQGRPTLPGLGGSAGVGAGANVALQLGAEAANQAIETTKTGAETGVKTGAEIKANVGANLGAVVQKGTGAGETGTNTVPNVMNEDHCSACGN; encoded by the exons ATGAAGTTACTCCGTACATCTTTCGCTTTGGTTCTG aTTGGCTGCCTTTTACTTGAAGTTCAGG GTAGACCCACTCTACCAGGACTAGGAGGATCAGCAGGAGTAGGAGCAGGAGCAAATGTAGCGCTACAACTAGGAGCAGAGGCAGCAAATCAGGCAATAGAAACAACAAAAACCGGAGCAGAAACAGGAGTAAAAACAGGAGCAGAAATAAAAGCAAATGTAGGAGCAAATTTAGGAGCAGTAGTACAAAAAGGAACAGGAGCAGGAGAAACAGGCACCAACACCGTACCTAATGTCATGAATGAAGATCATTGTTCAGCATGTGGAAACTAG